In Dissulfuribacter thermophilus, a genomic segment contains:
- a CDS encoding nucleotidyltransferase family protein, with the protein MQAICLAAGLGTRLRPITYHVPKPLFPIAGRPNLGRIIDDLNRSGFQHIVINAFHLKEKIKEYIVSNHPDCVISEEDELLGTGGGIKNASRFLNFSSPILVVNSDVVTNFPYEVLMDYHKGNNAFATLLLTDFGPLNSIKVDDEKVIGINTGYREACLCFTGISVISPEFLSMCPNRYPFSSVDILKEAIKSGKAVRYLQGEKIFKNFFWQDLGTPKGYLKAHELFLNFKGITPPTLHQDLKVIDWAWVDEDVKIPAHTTLCRCVVWPGTEIKTTTSFKDMVLTPYGVLNGG; encoded by the coding sequence ATAACGTACCATGTCCCCAAGCCACTCTTCCCAATAGCAGGCAGACCTAACCTTGGAAGGATCATTGACGACTTAAACAGATCAGGATTCCAACATATTGTAATAAATGCCTTTCATTTAAAAGAAAAAATCAAGGAATACATCGTATCAAATCATCCAGATTGCGTTATATCAGAAGAAGATGAACTCCTCGGCACAGGGGGGGGAATAAAAAATGCGAGCCGTTTTTTAAATTTCTCCTCCCCCATCCTCGTTGTAAATTCAGATGTAGTCACAAACTTCCCTTACGAAGTACTAATGGACTATCATAAAGGCAATAATGCCTTTGCCACTTTACTTCTAACAGATTTTGGCCCCTTAAATTCCATAAAAGTTGATGATGAAAAGGTTATAGGAATCAATACCGGCTACAGAGAAGCATGTCTTTGTTTTACTGGCATCTCCGTAATAAGCCCTGAATTCCTTTCTATGTGTCCGAATCGTTACCCTTTTTCAAGCGTAGATATCCTGAAAGAGGCCATTAAGTCAGGCAAGGCAGTCCGTTACCTCCAAGGAGAAAAGATCTTTAAGAACTTCTTCTGGCAAGACCTTGGCACTCCAAAGGGCTATCTTAAGGCACACGAACTGTTTTTAAATTTCAAAGGGATCACTCCCCCCACACTCCATCAAGACTTAAAGGTAATAGACTGGGCCTGGGTAGACGAAGATGTAAAAATTCCTGCCCATACAACCCTTTGTAGATGCGTGGTATGGCCAGGTACAGAAATAAAAACAACCACTAGTTTCAAAGACATGGTACTCACCCCATATGGAGTCCTTAATGGAGGATAA
- a CDS encoding DUF1566 domain-containing protein codes for MEDKLFKQIKPLWTGLTGCYNGYGKPIPCEGSGQDGEFKKGVLWPKPRFEKKGEVVIDLLTGLIWTTNANLYGFPVSWTEAIDYIREMNSKNALGFSSWRLPNRRELRSLLDLGAKNPSLPKDHPFKDVFNGWYWTSTTFAGLPQYAWWIHMEGARMFYGRKDQYAMFWPVTGREKGVLLATGQGDCFDEKGERILCNGSGQDGEFNIGGWLSEGRFKVVDDVSVLDRLTGLTWTKDANLSKETVIWEEALYLIAELNKNSYGSKNDWRLPNINELESLVDCSQAFPALPKGHLFEDLQEVYWSSTTSFYETDWAWALYLGKGATGVGKKDVKGFSVWAVRGG; via the coding sequence ATGGAGGATAAACTCTTTAAACAAATTAAACCACTTTGGACTGGGCTCACTGGATGCTATAACGGCTATGGTAAACCAATTCCATGTGAGGGGAGCGGACAGGATGGGGAATTTAAAAAGGGAGTTCTTTGGCCCAAACCCCGTTTTGAAAAAAAAGGCGAGGTCGTTATTGATCTTTTGACTGGCCTCATATGGACTACTAACGCCAACCTATACGGCTTTCCTGTATCATGGACCGAGGCCATTGACTACATAAGAGAGATGAATTCGAAGAATGCCCTTGGATTTTCATCATGGCGACTCCCAAACAGGAGAGAGCTAAGGAGTCTCCTAGACCTCGGTGCCAAAAATCCATCTCTCCCCAAGGACCACCCATTTAAAGACGTCTTCAATGGATGGTATTGGACCTCCACTACCTTTGCTGGTCTTCCCCAGTATGCTTGGTGGATCCATATGGAAGGGGCCAGGATGTTTTATGGAAGGAAGGACCAATATGCAATGTTCTGGCCAGTCACTGGCAGAGAAAAAGGCGTACTTTTGGCCACAGGTCAGGGGGATTGTTTTGATGAAAAGGGAGAAAGGATACTTTGTAATGGAAGCGGTCAGGATGGCGAGTTCAATATTGGAGGCTGGCTTTCAGAAGGGAGATTTAAAGTCGTAGACGACGTAAGTGTTTTGGATAGACTTACAGGCCTTACCTGGACAAAAGACGCAAATCTCTCTAAAGAGACAGTCATATGGGAGGAGGCCCTCTATTTAATCGCTGAACTGAATAAAAATTCCTATGGTTCAAAAAATGACTGGAGACTTCCCAATATTAATGAACTTGAATCCCTAGTAGATTGCTCCCAGGCATTTCCAGCATTGCCAAAAGGCCATCTCTTTGAGGACCTTCAAGAGGTTTACTGGTCTTCTACCACAAGCTTCTATGAAACTGATTGGGCCTGGGCCCTTTACCTAGGGAAAGGTGCCACTGGGGTGGGCAAAAAAGATGTAAAGGGATTTTCTGTCTGGGCAGTAAGGGGAGGATGA
- a CDS encoding CBS domain-containing protein yields MYIRYHMTSDPISIRPDTTIGQARDILKAHNFRHLPVVDDGRHLIGMVTDRDIRSAYPSSVASSGYQDGLLEEVGNTKVETIMSRDLCTLGPSSTLDDALLLFEHHKVGAIPVIDREGKLVGIFSIRDLIEAYGSIFGLGDKGSTLIEIEDDGSPFVMKTLVDVLFKKGIDFTRLVRLREKGVIFVRVNTFNIRSLLNALKASGLRPLVPIKQI; encoded by the coding sequence ATGTACATCAGATACCACATGACTTCAGATCCCATTTCTATCAGACCTGATACAACCATAGGACAGGCCAGAGACATACTCAAGGCACACAATTTCAGGCACCTGCCAGTAGTAGACGACGGAAGACACCTAATAGGGATGGTAACTGACAGAGATATTCGATCGGCATACCCCTCATCTGTTGCATCCAGTGGTTATCAAGATGGCCTCCTCGAAGAAGTGGGAAATACAAAGGTGGAGACCATTATGAGTAGGGATCTTTGTACCCTTGGTCCATCTTCAACATTAGATGACGCGTTGTTGCTATTCGAACATCATAAGGTTGGGGCCATACCAGTGATAGACAGAGAGGGGAAGCTTGTGGGCATATTTTCGATACGGGACCTCATAGAGGCATATGGCAGTATATTTGGGCTTGGAGACAAGGGCTCTACGCTAATCGAGATAGAAGATGATGGCTCTCCTTTTGTCATGAAGACCCTCGTGGATGTGTTGTTTAAAAAGGGGATCGACTTTACCAGGCTTGTTAGATTGAGGGAAAAAGGGGTCATTTTTGTGAGAGTCAATACCTTTAATATAAGGTCATTATTGAATGCATTGAAGGCATCAGGTCTTAGGCCATTAGTACCAATAAAGCAAATATAG
- a CDS encoding histone deacetylase family protein, whose protein sequence is MAKFDDIFLITHEKCLLHQTHIDHPESPERLKVILKRLKESILGPSLKIVKADKAKREYLKLVHSDEYLFRFEETCLSGKEFFGHPDNSVSYDTFEASLYAVGACLKGVDLIEAGEAKYVFCCVRPPGHHAEAEIPLGFCFLNNVAITARYWQSVYGREKIAIIDWDAHHGNGIEGVFLEDPTVLYISIHEHPTFSFPGTGYSEDRGEGQGRGATLNIPLPPGAGENEVMEILKEEVNIALESFNPQVIIIAAGFDGHEMDDMSGLSYPTRVYGNLGIAARLWADKYCGGRLLTILEGGYHLEALSASCERYLGGLALRAQ, encoded by the coding sequence TTGGCAAAATTTGATGATATCTTCTTGATAACACACGAAAAATGTCTATTGCACCAGACTCATATAGATCACCCTGAATCACCAGAAAGATTGAAAGTCATATTGAAAAGGCTAAAAGAGAGCATTTTGGGCCCCTCTCTAAAGATCGTAAAGGCAGACAAAGCCAAGAGGGAATACCTGAAATTGGTTCATAGTGATGAATATCTTTTTAGATTTGAGGAGACCTGTCTATCTGGAAAGGAGTTTTTCGGTCATCCTGACAATTCCGTATCCTACGATACATTTGAAGCATCTCTATATGCCGTTGGGGCATGTCTCAAAGGGGTAGATCTAATCGAGGCAGGTGAGGCAAAATACGTATTTTGCTGCGTCAGACCCCCTGGACACCATGCAGAGGCGGAGATTCCACTAGGCTTTTGTTTCCTCAACAATGTTGCAATTACGGCTCGCTACTGGCAGTCGGTTTATGGTAGGGAAAAAATTGCGATTATAGACTGGGATGCCCATCATGGTAACGGCATTGAGGGAGTTTTTTTAGAGGACCCAACTGTGTTATACATAAGCATTCATGAGCACCCCACTTTCAGTTTTCCTGGTACTGGTTACAGCGAGGACCGGGGTGAAGGACAGGGGAGGGGGGCTACATTGAACATACCTCTTCCTCCTGGGGCTGGAGAAAATGAGGTAATGGAAATCCTTAAGGAAGAGGTAAATATTGCACTTGAGTCCTTTAATCCTCAGGTGATCATAATAGCTGCAGGTTTTGACGGACATGAAATGGACGACATGTCAGGGCTTTCATATCCCACAAGGGTTTACGGAAACCTCGGCATAGCTGCAAGACTCTGGGCAGATAAGTATTGTGGGGGCAGACTATTGACTATCCTTGAAGGTGGCTATCATCTTGAGGCTCTGTCAGCCTCTTGTGAGAGGTATCTTGGAGGATTGGCACTAAGGGCTCAATAA
- a CDS encoding bifunctional acetate--CoA ligase family protein/GNAT family N-acetyltransferase, with product MSVKSLQYLFSPSTIAVLGVNPAPEANSPGNVLIKNLLSTGFRGVIFPISRECESISGLLTYPSLKSLPKKVDLAVLCGEPEEVLEDLDTCGKMGVKSALILANDFRHKVKDPEKYIQTVQSASYRYGIRCLGPNSTGFIRPRHSVHVSTTRPALKPGKLAFLSESATFASAILDYAISKHVGLSAFFSIGSQADVDFGDILDFLAMDPDTKAVVMHVEAIRDGRKFVSAARALSRAKPIVVVKGGRYQASSRYSHTHAGMLAGEDSVYDAVFSRAGIVRVEDALELFHVTEALSKQPSPTGNRLLIITNAGGPAILATDTLIQYGGRLCELSESTINRLDNLLPKYWSRKNPVDCLSDASPELLRQVFEVCMEEHEKDAILVILTPQFATRPKETAEHLVKLSRKAKSSQILACWMGTGDMEKARNFLNKNGIPTFVTPEQAVKSFIYTFRHSYNLSLLHETPSNILEDFMPDLEGVEAIFNRVLSEGRRILTERESKLVLSYYGIESPPIFLVRDKEELREISNKVEFPVGLKIDSPDITHKARIGGIRLHVGKDEIEDAFDWIIKNVRDNRPDARIMGITVQPMIYWDGHEIAIGAKKDATFGTCVLFGTGGRLFETLKDYSVGLPPLNQTLARRLMEQTKIYQYLAHRAYPRPSIKLLEQTLIRFSQLLVDFPQIQEIDINPFYIGEKRGVCLDARIVLDEGLGKRIFMATGPCCPSNLVICPYPCHFIDDAKMKDGTPFLIRPIKPEDEPKMYELFETFSPETILMRFFQPISEIPHEQMVRYCQIDYDREIALVATVNEGEKERFIGVGRLTILPDRESSEFAVVVGDPWQGKGVGKILMKRCLEIARSQGVRMVYMDILRDNFKMRSLAESFGFKKSEVQDELIRYSLDLVDSPLRGRRSKKRRN from the coding sequence TTGAGTGTTAAATCTCTTCAGTACCTATTTTCACCGAGCACCATTGCCGTCCTTGGGGTGAACCCAGCCCCTGAGGCCAATTCTCCTGGTAATGTACTTATCAAAAATCTCCTTTCTACAGGCTTTAGGGGAGTTATTTTCCCTATATCCAGAGAATGTGAATCAATTTCAGGGCTTTTGACATATCCATCCCTAAAGAGTCTTCCTAAGAAGGTAGATCTTGCAGTACTTTGCGGCGAACCTGAAGAGGTACTCGAGGATCTTGATACGTGTGGAAAAATGGGGGTGAAGTCTGCCCTCATACTGGCAAACGACTTCAGACACAAGGTAAAAGACCCTGAGAAATATATCCAGACTGTTCAGAGTGCATCATATAGGTACGGTATTAGGTGTCTGGGGCCAAATTCAACGGGCTTTATACGACCAAGACATTCCGTACATGTAAGTACCACAAGGCCTGCTTTGAAACCTGGTAAGCTGGCATTTTTGAGTGAGAGTGCCACCTTTGCCTCAGCAATTCTCGATTACGCCATAAGCAAACACGTAGGGCTAAGCGCATTCTTCTCCATAGGTAGCCAGGCAGACGTTGATTTTGGTGATATATTGGACTTTTTGGCAATGGACCCAGACACAAAGGCAGTGGTGATGCACGTTGAGGCCATCCGGGATGGAAGAAAGTTTGTAAGCGCAGCAAGGGCACTCTCCAGGGCAAAACCAATAGTAGTGGTAAAGGGTGGAAGATACCAGGCTTCCAGCCGTTATTCGCATACACATGCAGGAATGCTTGCAGGAGAAGATTCAGTATATGACGCCGTATTTTCCAGGGCAGGTATAGTAAGGGTAGAGGATGCCCTAGAGCTCTTTCATGTAACAGAGGCCCTTTCAAAACAGCCTTCTCCTACTGGTAATCGCCTTTTGATCATTACAAATGCAGGTGGGCCTGCAATTTTGGCTACTGATACACTGATCCAGTACGGTGGAAGGCTTTGTGAGTTGAGTGAAAGCACCATCAATAGATTAGATAATCTACTTCCTAAATATTGGTCTCGCAAAAATCCTGTAGACTGCCTTTCTGATGCCTCGCCCGAACTCCTCAGGCAGGTATTTGAGGTATGCATGGAAGAACATGAAAAGGACGCAATCCTGGTGATTTTGACCCCCCAGTTTGCCACAAGACCAAAGGAGACAGCAGAGCATCTGGTAAAGCTTTCCCGAAAGGCCAAATCATCTCAGATTTTGGCATGTTGGATGGGAACAGGAGACATGGAAAAGGCCAGAAATTTTCTCAATAAAAATGGCATACCAACCTTCGTTACTCCTGAACAGGCAGTTAAGAGCTTTATTTATACGTTTAGACATAGCTATAACCTCAGCCTGTTACATGAGACCCCATCCAACATCCTGGAAGATTTTATGCCTGACTTAGAAGGGGTCGAAGCAATCTTCAATCGGGTCCTTTCAGAAGGACGTCGCATTCTTACAGAAAGGGAATCAAAACTCGTACTCTCTTATTATGGAATAGAGTCTCCACCGATTTTCCTCGTCAGAGACAAGGAAGAGCTGAGAGAGATCTCCAATAAGGTGGAATTCCCAGTCGGCCTTAAGATCGACTCTCCGGATATCACCCATAAGGCACGCATAGGAGGAATTAGACTCCATGTTGGCAAGGACGAGATAGAAGATGCATTTGACTGGATAATCAAAAACGTCAGAGACAATAGGCCTGATGCAAGGATTATGGGGATAACTGTCCAGCCAATGATTTATTGGGATGGTCATGAAATAGCCATTGGGGCAAAAAAGGATGCGACCTTTGGGACATGTGTGCTTTTCGGGACTGGTGGCCGGCTGTTTGAGACACTAAAGGACTATTCAGTAGGCCTTCCACCTCTGAATCAGACGCTTGCCCGACGTTTAATGGAGCAGACCAAGATATATCAATATTTAGCCCATCGGGCATATCCAAGGCCCTCTATAAAACTCCTTGAGCAGACCCTCATCAGGTTTTCACAATTATTGGTGGATTTTCCCCAGATCCAGGAGATCGACATCAATCCATTCTATATTGGGGAAAAGAGAGGGGTCTGCCTAGATGCTAGGATTGTCCTGGATGAAGGCCTTGGAAAGAGGATATTTATGGCCACAGGGCCCTGTTGTCCCTCAAATCTTGTCATATGTCCGTATCCCTGCCATTTCATAGACGATGCAAAGATGAAGGATGGGACTCCTTTTTTGATTAGGCCTATTAAGCCAGAAGATGAACCAAAGATGTATGAGCTCTTCGAGACATTTTCTCCTGAGACCATCCTCATGAGGTTTTTCCAGCCCATATCAGAGATTCCACATGAACAAATGGTGAGATATTGTCAGATAGATTATGACAGGGAAATAGCACTTGTTGCCACTGTTAATGAGGGGGAAAAGGAGCGTTTCATTGGCGTTGGGAGACTGACTATACTGCCGGACAGGGAATCTAGTGAATTTGCAGTGGTTGTTGGTGATCCATGGCAGGGAAAGGGAGTGGGTAAAATACTAATGAAGAGGTGTTTAGAGATTGCAAGGAGTCAAGGTGTGAGGATGGTTTACATGGATATCCTAAGGGACAATTTTAAGATGAGGTCCCTTGCAGAGAGTTTTGGTTTCAAAAAGAGTGAAGTTCAGGACGAGTTGATCAGGTACTCCCTTGATCTTGTTGATAGCCCTTTAAGAGGTCGAAGGTCAAAAAAGAGGAGGAATTAA
- a CDS encoding thermonuclease family protein encodes MKRQYPVLFLVLFLAIFTVGTGCNLWAGNAYVKYVIDGDTIVLSNGEKVRYLGINAPEIPHDDQKGEPYGIAAKKRNRALVQGRVVRLEYGPRKRDRFGRLLAYVFLKDGTLVNEVLVREGLAFVCLFQKDIPYKDRLLSAQRHAIINKIGLWSLSPRRPEPYYIGNRKSLRFHRPWCPYGRRTWRENKVIFKTREQAFLKGYCRCKKCLP; translated from the coding sequence ATGAAAAGGCAATATCCTGTCCTCTTTTTAGTACTGTTCCTGGCGATCTTTACAGTTGGAACCGGGTGTAATCTCTGGGCCGGGAATGCATATGTAAAATACGTCATAGATGGTGATACCATTGTATTGAGCAATGGAGAGAAGGTGCGCTATCTTGGGATCAATGCCCCTGAGATCCCTCATGATGACCAAAAAGGTGAGCCATACGGGATTGCCGCTAAAAAACGCAACAGGGCACTAGTCCAGGGCAGGGTGGTACGCCTTGAGTATGGCCCTAGAAAGAGAGACAGGTTTGGAAGGCTTTTGGCATATGTCTTTTTAAAAGACGGTACCCTTGTAAATGAAGTTCTCGTGAGGGAGGGGCTTGCTTTTGTATGCCTCTTTCAAAAAGACATACCATACAAAGACAGGCTCCTCTCTGCGCAACGCCATGCTATAATAAATAAGATTGGGCTTTGGTCCCTTTCCCCCAGAAGGCCTGAGCCATATTATATAGGTAATAGGAAGAGCCTTAGGTTTCACAGACCATGGTGCCCCTATGGGCGAAGGACATGGCGTGAAAACAAGGTGATATTTAAGACTCGAGAGCAGGCCTTTTTAAAAGGATATTGCAGGTGCAAAAAGTGCCTGCCGTAG